A genomic window from Leishmania braziliensis MHOM/BR/75/M2904 complete genome, chromosome 19 includes:
- the CPA gene encoding cysteine peptidase A (CPA), which translates to MARRNPLLFAMVATVLFALCYCSTVIARTLHGIDDEVASAHFMHFKKQHGKSFGEEAVEGHRFNAFKENMQTAVYLNAQNPHAHYDVSGKFAALTPQEFAKQYLNPDYYTRQLKAHKERAHVYEGVRGGLSAVDWREKGAVTEVKDQGLCGSCWAFSAIGNIEGQWALSGNTLVSLSEQMLVSCDTVDMGCNGGLMDQAWAWIIKNHSGAVYTEVSYPYTSGDGSTASCLSTGKVGARISGQVSLPQDEDAIEAWLEKNGPISIAVDATTWQLYFGGVVSNCFAYNLNHGVLLVGYNNSANPPYWIVKNSWGTSWGEHGYIRLAKGSNQCMMKDYAMSATVGGTTTSRAPTTTEAPKPSETVLVQKKCLLNGCSRLCTSTTYPTGVCLRRRGGGSVMVTCQEEEVVELIFRSSSCSGNSQETRMPLNQCMPSYMGYFQNICASSVGAGSTSDPISDLSRPLLLGQPGVPAATHEGIIQH; encoded by the coding sequence ATGGCCCGCCGCAACCCCCTGCTGTTTGCGATGGTGGCAACCGTCCTGTTCGCGCTGTGCTACTGTTCTACTGTCATCGCCCGCACACTCCACGGTATCGACGACGAGGTCGCCTCGGCGCACTTCATGCACTTCAAGAAGCAGCACGGCAAGTCCTTCGGCGAGGAAGCCGTGGAGGGTCACCGCTTCAACGCCTTCAAGGAGAACATGCAGACAGCCGTCTACCTCAACGCACAGAACCCGCACGCGCACTACGACGTATCTGGCAAGTTTGCGGCCCTCACCCCGCAGGAATTTGCCAAGCAGTACCTGAACCCCGACTACTACACACGTCAGCTCAAGGCTCACAAGGAGCGCGCGCACGTCTACGAGGGTGTACGCGGTGGTCTGTCGGCGGTGGACTGGCGTGAGAAGGGTGCCGTGACGGAGGTGAAGGATCAAGGTCTCTGCGGCTCGTGCTGGGCCTTCTCCGCCATTGGCAACATCGAAGGCCAGTGGGCCTTGTCCGGCAACACCCTGGTGTCGCTGTCGGAGCAGATGCTTGTGTCGTGCGACACCGTCGATATGGGGTGCAACGGCGGGCTGATGGACCAGGCTTGGGCATGGATCATCAAGAATCACAGCGGCGCGGTGTACACAGAGGTCAGCTACCCCTACACCTCTGGCGACGGCAGCACGGCGTCGTGCTTGAGCACCGGCAAGGTTGGCGCCAGGATCAGTGGTCAAGTCTCTCTCCCGCAGGATGAGGATGCGATCGAAGCGTGGCTGGAGAAGAACGGTCCCATCTCCATCGCCGTCGACGCGACCACCTGGCAGTTGTACTTCGGTGGTGTGGTCTCGAACTGCTTCGCGTATAACCTCAATCACGGTGTACTCCTTGTCGGCTATAACAACAGCGCAAACCCACCGTACTGGATTGTGAAGAACTCTTGGGGAACCTCGTGGGGTGAGCATGGGTACATCCGCCTTGCCAAGGGCTCTAACCAGTGCATGATGAAGGATTACGCCATGTCGGCCACGGTTGGCGGCACCACAACTTCGCgcgcgccgacgacgaccgAGGCGCCGAAGCCAAGCGAGACGGTGCTTGTGCAGAAGAAGTGCTTATTGAATGGCTGCTCGCGGCTGTGCACAAGCACAACGTATCCGACcggtgtgtgcctgcgccgcAGGGGTGGCGGCTCTGTCATGGTGACTtgccaggaggaggaggtggtggagctcATCTTCAGGTCGTCGAGTTGCTCTGGGAACTCGCAGGAGACCCGCATGCCGCTGAACCAATGTATGCCAAGCTACATGGGCTACTTCCAGAACATCTGCGCTTCGTCCGTCGGTGCGGGGAGCACGAGCGACCCCATCTCGGACTTGTCCAGGCCACTGCTCCTTGGCCAGCCAGGTGTCCCAGCCGCGACCCATGAGGGGATCATCCAGCACTAG